A portion of the Phocoena sinus isolate mPhoSin1 chromosome 9, mPhoSin1.pri, whole genome shotgun sequence genome contains these proteins:
- the LRRN3 gene encoding leucine-rich repeat neuronal protein 3, protein MKDLPLQIHVLLGLAITTLVQAVDKKADCPRLCTCEIRPWFTPRSIYMEASTVDCNDLGLSNFPARLPADTQILLLQTNNIAKIEYSIDFPVNLTGLDLSQNNLSSVTNINVKKMPQLLSVYLEENKLTELPEKCLSGLSNLQELYINHNLLSTISPGAFIGLHNLLRLHLNSNRLQMINSKWFEALPNLEILMIGENPIIRIKDMNFKPLINLRSLVIAGINLTEIPDNALVGLENLESISFYDNRLIKVPHVALQKVVNLKFLDLNKNPINRIRRGDFSNMLHLKELGINNMPELISIDSLAVDNLPDLRKIEATNNPRLSYIHPNAFFRLPKLESLMLNSNALSALYRSTIESLPNLKEISIHSNPIRCDCVIRWINMNKTNIRFMEPDSLFCVDPPEFQGQNVRQVHFREMMEICLPLIAPESFPSNLDLETGSYVSLHCRATAEPQPEISWIIPSGKKLLPNTLTDKFYVHSEGTLDISGISPTEGGLYTCIATNLVGADLKSIMIKVDGSFPQDNNGSLNIKIKDVQANSVLVSWKASSKILKSSVKWTAFVKTQNSHAAQSARIPSDVKVYNLTHLNPSTEYKICIDIPTIYQKSRKQCVNVTTKGLHPDGKEYDKSNITTFMAYLGGFLGIIGMICLFSCLSQEMNCDGRHNYVRNYLQKPTFAFSELYPPLIKLWEAGKEKGTALEVKATVIGVPTNMS, encoded by the coding sequence ATGAAGGACCTGCCACTCCAAATTCATGTGCTACTTGGCCTAGCTATCACTACACTAGTACAAGCTGTAGATAAAAAAGCAGATTGCCCACGATTGTGTACATGTGAAATCCGGCCCTGGTTTACACCTAGATCCATTTATATGGAAGCATCTACAGTGGATTGTAATGATTTAGGTCTTTCAAATTTCCCAGCCAGATTGCCTGCTGACACACAGATCCTGCTCCTACAGACTAACAATATTGCAAAAATTGAATACTCCATAGACTTTCCAGTAAATCTTACTGGCCTGGACTTATCTCAAAACAATTTATCTTCAGTTACCAATATTAATGTAAAAAAGATGCCTCAGCTTCTTTCTGTGTACCTAGAGGAAAACAAACTTACTGAGCTGCCTGAAAAATGTCTGTCTGGACTTAGTAACTTACAAGAACTCTATATTAATCACAACTTGCTTTCTACAATTTCACCCGGAGCCTTTATTGGCCTACATAATCTTCTTCGACTTCATCTCAATTCTAATAGATTGCAGATGATCAACAGTAAGTGGTTTGAGGCTCTTCCCAATCTGGAGATTCTGATGATTGGGGAAAATCCAATCATCAGAATCAAAGACATGAACTTTAAGCCTCTTATCAATCTTCGCAGCCTGGTTATAGCTGGTATAAACCTCACGGAAATACCAGATAATGCCTTGGTTGGACTTGAAAACTTAGAAAGCATCTCTTTTTATGACAACAGGCTTATTAAAGTGCCCCATGTTGCTCTTCAAAAAGTGGTAAACCTCAAATTTTTGGATCTAAATAAAAATCCCATTAATAGAATACGGAGGGGTGATTTTAGCAAtatgctacatttaaaagaattggGGATAAACAATATGCCTGAGCTGATTTCCATCGACAGTCTTGCTGTGGATAATCTGccagatttaagaaaaatagaagctACTAACAACCCCAGGTTGTCTTACATTCACCCAAATGCATTTTTCAGACTACCCAAGCTGGAATCACTCATGCTTAACAGCAATGCCCTTAGTGCCCTGTACCGCAGTACCATTGAGTCTCTGCCAAACCTCAAGGAAATCAGCATACACAGCAATCCCATCAGGTGTGATTGTGTCATCCGTTGGATTAATATGAACAAAACCAACATTCGATTTATGGAGCCAGATTCACTGTTTTGCGTGGACCCACCTGAATTCCAAGGCCAGAATGTTCGGCAGGTGCATTTCAGGGAAATGATGGAaatctgtctccctcttatagCTCCAGAGAGTTTTCCTTCTAATCTGGATTTAGAAACTGGGAGCTATGTATCCTTACACTGCAGAGCTACTGCAGAGCCACAGCCTGAAATCTCCTGGATCATACCTTCTGGTAAAAAACTCCTGCCTAATACTCTGACAGACAAGTTCTATGTCCATTCTGAAGGCACACTAGATATAAGTGGCATCTCCCCAACAGAAGGGGGTTTATATACCTGTATAGCAACTAACCTGGTTGGTGCTGACTTGAAGTCTATTATGATCAAAGTGGATGGCTCTTTTCCCCAGGATAACAATGGATccttgaatattaaaataaaagatgttcAGGCCAACTCAGTTCTGGTGTCTTGGAAAGCAAGTTCTAAAATTCTCAAATCCAGTGTTAAGTGGACAGCCTTTGTCAAGACTCAAAATTCCCATGCTGCCCAAAGTGCTCGAATACCATCTGATGTCAAGGTATATAATCTTACTCATCTGAACCCATCAACTGAGTATAAGATTTGTATTGATATCCCCACCATCTatcaaaaaagcagaaaacaatgtGTAAATGTCACCACAAAAGGTTTGCACCCTGATGGAAAAGAGTATGATAAGAGTAACATCACAACATTTATGGCCTACCTTGGAGGTTTTCTGGGGATTATTGGTATGATATGTCTTTTCAGCTGCCTCTCTCAAGAAATGAACTGTGATGGTCGACATAACTATGTGAGAAATTACTTACAGAAACCAACCTTTGCATTCAGTGAGCTTTATCCTCCTCTGATCAAACTCTGGGAAGCAGGCAAAGAAAAAGGTACAGCATTGGAAGTAAAAGCAACTGTTATAGGTGTGCCAACAAACATGTCCTAA